From a region of the Nitrospirota bacterium genome:
- a CDS encoding sigma-54-dependent Fis family transcriptional regulator: MKAVLLIKIIPETPACVIIFTFPRLWKIMDKEILIIGNDESTVQRLKECVKGFKIISRSRLSPSGLNAIKPEGQIVLLDLPEGAFIAGVKEIRTYYPQALIIAIQVESKKQSSITAMKEGAYACIEKPMDEEILRLTLKSAEMHLALMEEIQRLKALGLVSYTIVGKSPEMLSVIRKIQKVSEKNAPVIVSGEDGTGRQLVARAIHNQSLRRGGPFITLSVSEEDRLEEKVKSAEGGTLFINGVEGFDKDLLRKLFMLVDKGRFPTSEETPKANVMVIASSKGKDLDWTEIKVPALRNRRQDILPLAKHFLKEAEAMFETGKKRFSKELEDFLLSYDWPGNVKELKTAIRKACIISKEEVIGKHDLLGEGIGTIKEFLEAKLNRYINEVGGVNKSNLYDTVVSEVQKSLIEIALKKTNGNKLQAAKLLDISRNTLGSKTKVSRRAVRLRRDS, translated from the coding sequence ATGAAGGCAGTCTTGCTTATAAAGATTATACCTGAAACACCTGCTTGTGTTATAATCTTTACCTTCCCCAGACTATGGAAGATTATGGATAAAGAAATTCTCATAATTGGCAATGACGAGAGCACTGTCCAAAGACTCAAAGAGTGTGTCAAAGGCTTTAAGATTATCTCGAGGTCAAGGCTTTCTCCTTCGGGCTTGAATGCGATTAAGCCTGAAGGCCAGATTGTGCTTCTTGACTTGCCAGAGGGAGCGTTTATAGCCGGGGTAAAGGAAATCAGGACATATTATCCTCAGGCACTCATAATAGCGATACAGGTTGAAAGTAAAAAACAATCCTCTATAACTGCAATGAAGGAAGGTGCATACGCCTGCATCGAGAAGCCTATGGATGAGGAAATACTCAGGCTAACCCTTAAGTCTGCCGAGATGCATCTTGCACTCATGGAGGAGATTCAGAGACTAAAGGCATTGGGTCTCGTCTCTTATACAATTGTGGGCAAAAGCCCTGAGATGCTCAGTGTCATTCGTAAGATTCAAAAGGTTTCCGAGAAAAATGCACCTGTTATCGTATCAGGAGAGGACGGAACCGGAAGGCAATTGGTTGCGAGGGCGATACATAACCAGAGCCTCCGTAGAGGAGGACCGTTTATAACCTTAAGCGTCTCCGAAGAGGACAGGCTCGAGGAAAAGGTTAAATCAGCCGAAGGAGGCACACTCTTTATTAATGGCGTCGAGGGGTTTGACAAAGACCTTCTAAGAAAACTCTTTATGCTTGTAGATAAGGGTCGGTTTCCTACCTCAGAGGAAACACCGAAAGCCAATGTGATGGTAATAGCCTCGTCAAAAGGAAAAGACCTTGACTGGACAGAGATTAAGGTGCCTGCCCTTAGAAACAGGAGGCAGGACATTCTGCCGCTTGCAAAACACTTCCTTAAAGAGGCAGAGGCAATGTTTGAGACAGGCAAAAAGAGATTTTCTAAAGAGCTTGAGGATTTTCTTCTCAGTTATGACTGGCCAGGAAATGTCAAAGAGCTTAAGACTGCCATCAGAAAGGCATGCATTATCTCAAAAGAAGAAGTAATTGGAAAACACGACCTTCTGGGGGAGGGCATAGGCACGATAAAGGAGTTCCTCGAGGCAAAGCTTAATAGATACATCAATGAAGTAGGAGGAGTGAATAAGTCCAATCTTTATGATACAGTCGTGTCAGAGGTTCAGAAATCTCTAATAGAAATAGCACTAAAAAAGACAAATGGCAATAAATTGCAAGCCGCAAAACTTCTGGATATAAGTAGAAACACCCTCGGCTCAAAGACCAAGGTGTCACGGAGAGCAGTGCGTCTTCGTCGTGATTCGTAA
- the mtnP gene encoding S-methyl-5'-thioadenosine phosphorylase has protein sequence MPKIGVIAGSGIERLQSLRLLEEKPIKTPYGEPSGHYKICEVSGIQLAFLARHGIPHRIPPHKINYRANLWGFKSLGVQRLISVSAGGGINPSLRPGDIVLLSQVIDMTQGTRQSTFYDEEEVVHVDFTEPYCLELRTSVLEAGKKAGIPLIEKGTYICVNGPRLETAGEIRFFSSIGADVVGMTGMPEACLARELELCLSSITVITNYAAGISRKKLTAVDVIEKMKESNEKINALLSETFHLIPKGRGCSCKDALKDARV, from the coding sequence ATGCCAAAAATCGGTGTTATAGCTGGAAGCGGAATCGAGAGGCTACAGTCTTTAAGGCTCTTAGAGGAAAAGCCTATTAAGACCCCTTATGGCGAGCCTTCGGGACATTATAAGATATGCGAGGTCTCAGGCATCCAGCTTGCATTCCTCGCAAGACATGGCATTCCACACAGAATCCCTCCTCATAAGATTAACTATAGGGCGAATCTTTGGGGCTTCAAAAGCCTTGGAGTCCAAAGGCTCATATCAGTCAGTGCAGGAGGTGGAATAAATCCCTCCCTCAGACCCGGAGACATAGTCTTGCTCAGTCAAGTCATCGATATGACACAAGGGACAAGACAGTCCACATTCTATGACGAAGAGGAGGTCGTGCATGTGGATTTCACAGAGCCATACTGCTTAGAGCTCAGGACATCTGTCCTTGAGGCAGGCAAAAAGGCAGGCATCCCTCTTATCGAGAAAGGCACATACATCTGTGTAAATGGCCCAAGGCTTGAAACAGCAGGAGAGATAAGGTTCTTCTCGAGCATAGGTGCCGATGTCGTTGGAATGACAGGCATGCCAGAGGCTTGCCTTGCAAGAGAGCTTGAGCTATGCCTTAGTTCAATCACGGTTATCACTAACTATGCGGCTGGGATTTCTCGGAAAAAGCTCACTGCAGTTGATGTCATAGAGAAGATGAAGGAGTCAAACGAAAAAATAAATGCCCTTCTTTCCGAGACATTCCACTTAATACCAAAAGGGCGCGGATGTTCATGCAAAGATGCCCTTAAAGATGCACGGGTTTAG
- a CDS encoding TldD/PmbA family protein: MLDRELLSKIIKKTLSKGGDYADVFVEWRQPTYIQLEDKKIEKVVSGTEFGVGIRLLWSGKTAYAYCNDVSRKTLLETAGILGKAIKSTPSEHRVIDLDLRIKTPSLNFQIKLPPEGIAMERKINLVRSANDTAWAVDKRIKQVSVIYRDSVQKVQVATSEAEIAEDERIHTVFIINVVAEEDGIIQTGYETAGGLIGFELFDETPVEGLSIKAGGRAIMMLKARRAPAGRMPAIVSSEAGGTMIHEAIGHGIEADLAEQGLSSFSGKIGTQVASSLITVIDDSTLPNKRGSFRFDDEGTPSQRTVLVKDGVLISYMHDKLTAMKAGVSPTGNGRRQSYEFRPIPRMTNTFIASGISSSKDVLKATKNGLFVKKMGGGQVNTITGDFVFDVLEGYLIEEGSIGEPVRGATLTGNGPEVLMSIDMVSSDLGFSIGTCGKDSQGVPVSDAMPTVRIPEIVVGGEALPSAE; this comes from the coding sequence ATGCTTGACAGGGAACTCTTATCAAAGATAATAAAGAAGACACTCTCAAAAGGTGGTGATTATGCTGATGTGTTTGTTGAATGGAGACAGCCAACATATATCCAGCTTGAGGACAAAAAAATAGAAAAGGTTGTCTCAGGCACAGAGTTTGGAGTCGGTATAAGGCTTCTCTGGAGCGGAAAAACTGCTTATGCCTACTGTAACGATGTAAGCAGAAAGACCCTTCTTGAGACCGCAGGTATATTAGGGAAGGCAATTAAAAGCACACCCTCGGAACACAGGGTTATCGACCTTGACTTGAGAATAAAAACTCCATCCTTAAACTTCCAGATAAAACTGCCGCCTGAAGGCATAGCGATGGAGAGAAAGATTAATCTTGTTCGCTCTGCTAATGACACTGCATGGGCAGTAGACAAAAGGATAAAACAGGTGAGCGTTATATACAGGGACTCTGTCCAAAAGGTTCAGGTCGCAACATCAGAGGCAGAAATCGCAGAGGACGAGAGAATCCATACGGTTTTTATTATAAATGTCGTGGCAGAAGAGGATGGCATTATACAGACAGGATACGAAACAGCAGGGGGTCTTATTGGGTTTGAGCTTTTCGATGAGACACCTGTTGAGGGGCTTTCCATTAAGGCAGGTGGCAGGGCAATCATGATGCTTAAGGCAAGAAGAGCACCTGCAGGCAGAATGCCTGCTATCGTATCCTCAGAGGCAGGCGGAACAATGATACATGAAGCCATTGGACATGGCATTGAGGCAGACCTTGCAGAGCAGGGTCTTTCTTCGTTTTCAGGAAAAATAGGCACACAGGTTGCATCTTCGCTCATAACAGTCATAGACGACTCCACCCTACCTAATAAAAGAGGCTCTTTCAGATTCGATGACGAAGGCACTCCTTCACAGAGAACTGTTCTCGTTAAAGATGGCGTGCTTATAAGCTATATGCATGACAAGCTGACTGCCATGAAAGCAGGGGTTTCCCCTACTGGAAACGGAAGAAGGCAGTCCTATGAGTTCAGGCCTATTCCGAGAATGACAAATACCTTCATAGCATCAGGAATCTCCAGTTCAAAGGATGTGCTCAAGGCAACCAAAAATGGTCTTTTTGTCAAAAAAATGGGTGGAGGTCAGGTAAATACCATTACAGGAGATTTCGTTTTTGATGTCCTCGAAGGCTATCTTATCGAGGAAGGCTCTATAGGAGAGCCTGTAAGAGGCGCTACACTTACAGGCAACGGCCCTGAGGTGCTTATGTCCATCGATATGGTATCGTCTGATTTGGGCTTTTCCATTGGAACATGCGGAAAAGACTCACAGGGTGTGCCTGTCTCGGATGCAATGCCAACTGTGAGAATCCCTGAGATAGTCGTTGGCGGGGAGGCACTGCCTTCAGCAGAATAG
- a CDS encoding UDP-3-O-acyl-N-acetylglucosamine deacetylase, translating to MRLQRTLKKEVSIAGIGLHTGQSTSVKLMPAPRDNGIVFYRRDRDVFIKADLNSVSDTAFATTLGSNGTKVKTVEHILAALSGLGIDNLLIEVSGPEIPILDGSSSGFVELILSAGVAKQAEKMPHLRILKPVFFKEANTEICVLPYDGTLITYQASFDHNLIGRQKMSIRLNEETFVKELAPARTFGFLKDIANMRANGLAKGGSLENAIILSDIGVVNKTGLRFQDEFIRHKVLDFIGDISLIGLPVYGHIHAIKTGHTTNIKFAKKLLSSEDCWEIVSEHSLSQVAYN from the coding sequence ATGAGGCTACAGAGGACTTTAAAAAAAGAAGTAAGCATAGCAGGTATCGGGCTTCACACCGGGCAGAGCACATCTGTTAAGCTCATGCCTGCCCCAAGGGACAATGGCATTGTCTTTTACAGAAGGGACAGGGATGTATTCATTAAGGCTGACCTTAATTCAGTAAGCGATACTGCCTTTGCAACGACATTGGGCTCAAATGGCACAAAGGTAAAGACAGTTGAGCATATCCTTGCCGCACTTTCAGGTCTGGGCATAGATAATCTTCTCATCGAGGTCTCAGGCCCAGAGATTCCAATATTAGATGGAAGCTCATCAGGGTTTGTGGAGCTAATCCTTTCTGCCGGAGTTGCAAAGCAGGCAGAAAAAATGCCTCATTTAAGAATACTAAAGCCAGTATTCTTTAAAGAGGCTAATACTGAAATCTGTGTTTTACCATATGATGGCACACTTATCACATATCAGGCATCTTTTGACCATAACCTCATTGGGAGGCAGAAAATGAGCATAAGGCTCAACGAGGAGACCTTTGTGAAAGAGCTTGCACCTGCAAGGACATTTGGGTTTCTAAAGGATATTGCCAATATGAGGGCAAATGGTCTTGCAAAAGGAGGCTCGCTCGAAAATGCAATAATCTTAAGTGACATCGGGGTCGTTAACAAGACAGGGCTCAGGTTTCAGGATGAGTTCATAAGGCATAAGGTGCTTGATTTCATCGGAGACATTTCCTTGATAGGGCTTCCTGTTTACGGTCATATTCACGCCATAAAAACAGGGCATACAACAAACATCAAGTTTGCAAAAAAACTCCTCTCCTCAGAAGACTGCTGGGAAATAGTATCGGAGCATAGCCTCTCTCAAGTCGCATATAACTAA
- a CDS encoding BrnT family toxin yields MMRAISSIKWTGEGIKHIARHAVNPAEVEEACFNEYDTPFIRAGRENLHYVFGKTYSGRFLFIVVRFVRLGEARVITARDMNTWERNYFKRQGK; encoded by the coding sequence ATGATGAGAGCTATAAGCTCTATTAAATGGACAGGCGAAGGCATAAAGCACATAGCAAGACATGCAGTCAACCCAGCAGAGGTTGAAGAGGCATGTTTCAACGAGTATGATACTCCATTTATCAGAGCAGGCAGGGAAAACCTACACTATGTTTTTGGTAAAACTTACTCAGGAAGATTCCTCTTTATTGTAGTCAGATTTGTAAGACTGGGAGAGGCAAGAGTTATCACTGCAAGAGACATGAATACATGGGAAAGAAACTATTTTAAAAGGCAAGGTAAATAA
- a CDS encoding type II toxin-antitoxin system HicA family toxin — translation MKLPRDIGGYALASLLAKYGYQTIHQTGSHVRLVSSIKGRQHRITIPAHKTLKVGTLSGILKDVASYLKIDFLKLCKELFD, via the coding sequence ATGAAACTGCCACGGGACATCGGTGGCTATGCACTTGCTTCACTTCTTGCAAAATACGGTTATCAAACAATACACCAGACAGGCAGCCATGTCAGGCTGGTATCGTCAATAAAAGGCAGGCAACATCGCATCACCATACCTGCACATAAGACCCTAAAAGTCGGCACTTTAAGTGGTATCCTTAAGGATGTCGCCTCATACCTTAAAATAGATTTTCTGAAACTATGTAAAGAGCTTTTTGACTAA
- a CDS encoding 2-oxoisovalerate dehydrogenase — MEKEVIFVIEESLEGGYEAKALGHSIFTEADTLEELKKMVHDAVLCHFDEQDRPKIIRLHMVTEELLAV; from the coding sequence ATGGAAAAAGAAGTTATCTTTGTTATCGAGGAATCTTTAGAAGGAGGTTATGAGGCTAAGGCATTAGGTCATTCAATCTTTACCGAGGCTGATACACTTGAAGAACTTAAAAAAATGGTTCATGATGCCGTCCTGTGTCATTTCGACGAGCAGGATAGACCTAAAATAATACGCTTGCATATGGTAACAGAAGAACTTCTTGCCGTATGA
- a CDS encoding cytochrome b/b6 domain-containing protein, translated as MKKIYLHPIPVRIWHWINALSFLALIVTGLQIRYRDIMNLMTFKFAVDTHNICGFILLGNFLLWLGYYLISGKIKTYVPAFSPKKFIEGSIRQARYYAYGIFVGEENPHHPSPDNKFNPLQQMAYLNIMAMFIPLQIVTGILMWDVKGFSQFISLAGGIKIVDTVHVLLFLFFSSFLFIHIYLATLGHTVTAHIKAMFTGYEEEEEHH; from the coding sequence ATGAAAAAGATATATCTTCACCCCATACCAGTAAGGATCTGGCACTGGATAAATGCCCTGAGCTTCCTTGCGCTGATTGTCACAGGGCTTCAGATACGCTACAGGGACATCATGAACCTCATGACATTCAAGTTTGCAGTTGACACCCACAACATATGCGGGTTCATCCTTCTTGGAAACTTCCTTTTGTGGCTGGGCTACTATCTCATCTCAGGCAAGATTAAGACCTATGTGCCGGCATTCAGCCCTAAGAAGTTCATCGAGGGAAGCATCAGGCAGGCAAGGTATTACGCATACGGAATATTCGTTGGCGAAGAAAACCCGCATCATCCTTCGCCTGACAATAAATTCAACCCCTTACAGCAGATGGCTTATCTGAACATCATGGCCATGTTTATTCCGCTTCAGATTGTGACAGGCATTTTGATGTGGGATGTAAAGGGCTTCTCCCAATTCATAAGCCTTGCAGGCGGCATAAAGATAGTGGACACGGTTCATGTGCTTCTGTTTCTGTTCTTTAGCTCGTTTCTTTTCATACACATCTACCTTGCAACATTAGGACACACTGTAACTGCCCATATAAAGGCAATGTTTACAGGGTATGAAGAAGAAGAAGAGCATCACTGA
- the typA gene encoding translational GTPase TypA: MVLRKTRNDLRNIAIIAHVDHGKTTLVDGMLHQSGIFRSNQKVKERVMDSIDLEREKGITIMAKNTAITYGDVTINIVDTPGHADFGGEVERTLKMVDGVLLLVDASEGPLPQTRFVLKKALELKLPPILVINKIDRHDARVQEVLNEVYDLFIDLGALEEQLDFPIVYTNAKVGVASLEPGGEFKNLMPLFDMIINYMPPPVYDDSMPLQMLVTNIDYDDYTGRLAIGRVFSGAVRQGQTVRIIGENGGPVTGKVSMLYSFKGLEKVPIELSSAGDIVSVAGLEGVGIGDTVGDLEDPRQLPRIAVDEPTLSMVFSVNTSPMAGREGRVVTSRQICDRLEKEVLHNVSIRVDFTVTDSFTVKGRGELQLAILIEMMRREGYEMSVSMPEVITKDIGGVIHEPVELVVIDIPEEFVGVVSQQMGVRKGRMLKVQQSRGRVRLEFNVPSRGLIGFRARFLMDTRGTGLAHQVFDGYEPWTGPMTKRPTGALVSDRKGISTTFALFHLQPRGVLFIPAGIEVYEGMIAGENSRDVDLDVNVTKEKKLTNMRASGADEALRLIPPRTLSLETAIEFIKEDELIEVTPVSLRLRKRVLDASKRPRRR, translated from the coding sequence ATGGTTTTGCGGAAAACAAGGAATGACTTAAGGAATATCGCCATCATCGCTCATGTGGACCATGGGAAGACCACCTTGGTGGACGGCATGTTGCACCAGTCCGGCATCTTCAGGAGCAACCAGAAGGTAAAGGAAAGGGTTATGGACAGCATTGACCTTGAGCGGGAGAAAGGCATCACCATTATGGCTAAAAATACAGCCATCACATACGGCGATGTTACTATAAATATAGTGGATACTCCGGGTCATGCCGACTTCGGCGGCGAGGTAGAGAGGACCCTTAAGATGGTGGACGGCGTGCTCCTTTTGGTAGACGCATCGGAAGGCCCCCTTCCCCAGACACGGTTTGTGCTGAAAAAGGCGCTTGAGCTTAAGCTGCCGCCCATACTTGTGATAAACAAGATAGACAGGCACGACGCCCGGGTTCAGGAGGTCCTCAATGAGGTCTATGACCTCTTCATAGACCTTGGAGCCTTGGAGGAACAGCTTGATTTCCCGATAGTCTACACCAATGCCAAGGTCGGAGTTGCATCGCTTGAGCCGGGCGGCGAATTTAAAAACCTTATGCCTCTTTTTGATATGATAATCAACTACATGCCGCCTCCTGTGTACGACGATTCAATGCCTCTTCAGATGCTCGTTACAAACATAGATTACGACGACTATACCGGCAGGCTTGCCATAGGCAGGGTGTTCTCCGGGGCAGTACGGCAGGGGCAGACCGTGAGGATTATCGGTGAAAACGGAGGGCCGGTCACAGGAAAGGTGAGCATGCTTTACTCATTTAAGGGTCTCGAGAAGGTGCCCATCGAATTATCCAGCGCAGGCGATATCGTGTCCGTAGCCGGTCTTGAGGGCGTAGGCATAGGGGACACGGTGGGCGATTTGGAGGACCCCCGGCAGTTGCCACGGATTGCAGTGGACGAGCCAACGCTCTCGATGGTCTTTTCGGTAAATACATCGCCTATGGCAGGAAGGGAAGGCAGGGTTGTAACCTCCCGTCAGATATGCGACAGGCTCGAAAAAGAGGTGCTTCATAATGTAAGTATCCGAGTGGATTTTACCGTTACGGACTCCTTTACGGTCAAGGGGAGGGGAGAACTCCAGCTTGCAATACTGATAGAGATGATGAGGCGGGAGGGTTACGAGATGTCCGTGTCCATGCCGGAGGTCATAACAAAGGACATTGGCGGAGTCATCCATGAGCCGGTGGAGCTTGTGGTTATTGACATCCCGGAGGAGTTCGTGGGCGTTGTCTCCCAGCAGATGGGTGTGAGAAAGGGTAGGATGCTCAAGGTGCAGCAGAGCCGGGGCAGGGTGAGGCTTGAATTCAATGTACCCTCAAGGGGGCTTATCGGATTCCGCGCCCGGTTTCTTATGGACACGAGGGGCACGGGGCTTGCGCATCAGGTCTTTGACGGGTATGAGCCTTGGACTGGCCCGATGACCAAGCGTCCCACTGGAGCGTTAGTGTCGGACCGCAAGGGCATATCCACCACATTTGCCCTTTTCCACCTTCAGCCGAGGGGAGTCCTTTTCATTCCGGCAGGCATAGAGGTCTATGAGGGCATGATAGCAGGCGAAAACTCACGGGATGTTGACCTCGATGTGAATGTGACCAAGGAAAAGAAGCTCACAAACATGAGGGCATCAGGTGCAGACGAAGCCCTCAGGCTGATACCTCCGAGGACGCTTTCCCTTGAGACGGCAATAGAGTTTATTAAAGAAGACGAGCTGATAGAAGTTACGCCTGTCTCCCTGAGACTGAGGAAGAGAGTGCTCGATGCCTCAAAAAGGCCAAGGAGAAGGTAA
- a CDS encoding DUF433 domain-containing protein translates to MYSVETKYEHITIDKKGVPFIAGTTMKVVELVAEKIAYGWSPEELHLQHPYLTLGQIHSALAYYYDNEKKLNEDIEQRLQGIMQYKAEKSPLKERLRASRLL, encoded by the coding sequence ATGTATTCAGTAGAAACTAAATATGAGCATATCACAATTGATAAAAAAGGAGTGCCTTTTATTGCAGGCACTACCATGAAAGTGGTTGAGCTTGTAGCAGAAAAGATAGCATATGGATGGAGCCCTGAGGAGCTACATCTCCAGCATCCTTATTTAACATTGGGACAGATTCATTCAGCATTGGCTTATTATTATGACAATGAAAAAAAACTCAATGAAGATATCGAACAACGCCTTCAAGGCATTATGCAATACAAGGCCGAAAAATCCCCTTTGAAAGAAAGATTAAGAGCCTCCCGGCTACTGTAG
- a CDS encoding DUF5615 family PIN-like protein encodes MAVKLYMDAHIPKAITNGLRLRGINVLTAQEDNADKLSDPELLDRATALSRVLFTFDDDLLVEAAKRQRLSIPFSGVIYTSPLSISIGACVRDLEIIAQSGEPEDLTDRVEFLPLK; translated from the coding sequence GTGGCTGTCAAGCTTTACATGGATGCTCATATACCAAAGGCAATTACAAATGGTCTCCGTCTAAGAGGGATTAATGTTCTTACAGCACAGGAAGACAATGCTGATAAACTTTCCGACCCTGAACTGTTAGACCGCGCAACGGCATTAAGTCGTGTGCTTTTTACTTTTGATGATGATTTATTGGTAGAGGCAGCAAAGAGACAACGGTTATCAATCCCATTTTCAGGAGTAATTTATACATCCCCCTTGAGTATTTCGATTGGAGCCTGTGTCAGAGACTTAGAAATAATTGCTCAATCTGGAGAACCTGAAGACCTTACTGATAGAGTAGAGTTTTTACCACTGAAGTAG
- a CDS encoding ImmA/IrrE family metallo-endopeptidase has protein sequence MTKSPEIKVNPEVLKALREISGYSIDEVAKKLKTTAEKIKKIEGGLAEFTLTQIKKLSDIYHRPLSAFFTDILPIMPALTDFRINREKRLTPQVYIAERRAYYIAYKLAELSGRRSQIPDFPETLKPDELAHEFKKYLKVDILKSKKSDELLTHYKQVLEGKLFISIIELPLKAEDVRGFSVFANISVIVLNEEDNPSIKLFSLFHEVYHLLKRSSGICSIEIEQKDKDIEASCNLFSAEFLVPLDDLKEEYKRFLQLDERTVLELSEIYGVSKQVIMLRLLWLGYISKERYEQFKREGEKKLKGKKFGRRDWNKVFQNRVGNLVVREATNAYRSDKISYSEVMNILGLKAKYTEKFVEW, from the coding sequence ATGACAAAAAGTCCTGAAATAAAAGTTAACCCTGAGGTGTTGAAAGCACTTCGTGAGATTTCTGGATATAGCATTGATGAGGTGGCTAAGAAACTTAAAACCACTGCAGAAAAGATAAAAAAAATAGAAGGTGGTCTTGCGGAATTTACTTTAACCCAAATAAAAAAATTATCTGATATTTATCATCGCCCTCTCTCTGCATTTTTCACAGACATACTCCCTATAATGCCTGCACTAACAGACTTTAGAATAAATCGTGAAAAAAGATTAACCCCGCAGGTATATATAGCTGAAAGAAGGGCTTATTACATTGCTTATAAATTAGCTGAGTTAAGTGGTAGAAGAAGTCAAATTCCAGATTTTCCAGAGACATTAAAACCTGATGAATTAGCACACGAATTTAAAAAATATTTGAAAGTAGATATATTGAAATCAAAAAAATCAGACGAACTTTTAACTCACTACAAACAGGTATTGGAAGGAAAATTGTTTATATCAATTATAGAATTACCATTAAAGGCAGAAGATGTTAGAGGCTTTAGTGTTTTTGCCAATATCTCTGTCATTGTTTTAAATGAGGAAGACAATCCATCAATAAAATTATTCTCTCTTTTCCACGAAGTATATCACTTACTAAAAAGAAGCTCCGGTATATGTTCAATAGAGATTGAGCAAAAAGACAAAGACATAGAAGCAAGCTGTAATTTGTTTTCTGCAGAATTCCTTGTCCCTTTAGATGACTTAAAGGAAGAGTATAAAAGGTTTTTACAATTAGATGAACGCACAGTTTTAGAGCTTTCCGAAATTTATGGAGTGAGTAAACAGGTAATTATGCTTAGACTTCTCTGGTTAGGATATATATCTAAAGAAAGATATGAACAGTTTAAGAGGGAGGGAGAAAAGAAATTAAAAGGGAAAAAGTTTGGCCGTAGGGATTGGAACAAGGTATTTCAGAATCGTGTTGGGAATTTAGTCGTCAGAGAGGCGACTAATGCCTATCGGTCCGATAAAATTTCATATTCTGAGGTAATGAATATCTTAGGGTTGAAAGCTAAATACACAGAAAAATTTGTCGAATGGTAA
- a CDS encoding DUF4411 family protein: MPREQELFPKTIFCIDASALINLMPRGRDIYRRDVFPTIWNKLEDMIRNGELIASLEVYKEIKAVSDKIYDWCKSNKVMFKDIDECQRQKLQEVEKQYDKNYWKNENNKEVWADPWVMALSLCEDAIIVTDEKNTQNRIPAITSMLGLKCLGLLDFFKKIGIKY; this comes from the coding sequence ATGCCCAGAGAGCAGGAATTATTCCCGAAAACAATATTTTGTATAGACGCCAGCGCTTTAATAAATCTCATGCCTCGTGGAAGGGATATATATCGGAGAGATGTATTCCCCACAATTTGGAATAAATTAGAAGATATGATAAGAAATGGAGAGTTAATAGCATCGCTGGAAGTTTATAAAGAAATTAAAGCTGTGAGCGATAAAATTTATGATTGGTGTAAAAGTAACAAGGTGATGTTCAAAGATATAGATGAATGTCAGAGACAAAAACTTCAGGAAGTTGAAAAGCAGTATGATAAAAATTATTGGAAAAATGAAAATAATAAAGAAGTGTGGGCTGATCCGTGGGTAATGGCTCTTAGCCTTTGTGAGGATGCAATCATCGTTACGGATGAGAAAAATACACAAAATAGGATTCCAGCAATAACTTCTATGCTTGGATTAAAGTGTCTTGGGTTATTAGATTTTTTTAAAAAGATAGGGATTAAATATTAG
- a CDS encoding PilZ domain-containing protein has protein sequence MRISITKDVTINKTTKAEGLDLSEEGMYLYTTKTFITGNIIHIKFRLGNETLNLTAKVQHSQAGIGIGVNFTDLDRETLKKIKNYISIKSQLLQKDFRGEKS, from the coding sequence GTGCGGATTTCAATAACAAAGGATGTAACAATCAATAAGACTACAAAGGCAGAAGGACTTGACCTCTCAGAGGAAGGGATGTATCTTTATACGACAAAGACATTCATTACAGGTAATATCATTCATATTAAGTTCAGGCTTGGCAATGAAACCCTTAATCTTACTGCAAAGGTCCAACACTCGCAAGCAGGCATAGGCATCGGAGTGAATTTTACAGACCTTGACAGAGAGACATTAAAGAAGATAAAAAATTACATCTCTATTAAGAGCCAGCTTTTACAGAAAGACTTTAGAGGAGAGAAATCATGA